From the Dunckerocampus dactyliophorus isolate RoL2022-P2 chromosome 12, RoL_Ddac_1.1, whole genome shotgun sequence genome, one window contains:
- the LOC129190851 gene encoding protein phosphatase 1 regulatory subunit 14A-like — protein MAANRVGRRVNKVCNQSPNRAGGGNVGREPGHSLQRRQARVTVKYNRKELQRRLDVEKWIDCGLDELYRGREEAMPEEVNIDDLLDLKTDAERMHRLQEILQSCNNNTKLFISELVVKLHGLQKQEELHNDGIDLPQLHIYPTRPGSADREVLH, from the exons ATGGCAGCCAACCGGGTGGGGCGGCGGGTCAACAAGGTGTGCAACCAATCACCAAATCGCGCTGGCGGGGGCAACGTTGGACGGGAGCCGGGTCACAGCCTGCAGAGACGCCAGGCCAGAGTCACGGTCAAGTACAACCGCAAGGAGCTGCAGCGGAGGCTGGACGTGGAGAAGTGGATCGACTGTGGGCTGGACGAGCTCTACAGGGGCCGG GAGGAGGCCATGCCTGAGGAGGTCAACATCGACGATCTTCTCGACCTGAAGACAGACGCTGAGAGGATGCACAGGCTGCAG GAGATTCTTCAGTCGTGTAACAACAACACAAAG ttGTTCATCAGCGAGCTGGTGGTGAAACTACACGGTTTACAGAAGCAAGAGGAGCTACACAACGATGGCATCGACCTCCCTCAGCTCCACATCTACCCCACCCGCCCAGGATCAGCCGATAGGGAGGTGCTACACTGA